One part of the Musa acuminata AAA Group cultivar baxijiao chromosome BXJ1-5, Cavendish_Baxijiao_AAA, whole genome shotgun sequence genome encodes these proteins:
- the LOC135583361 gene encoding actin-depolymerizing factor isoform X1, protein MANSASGMAVNDECKLKFLELKAKRNFRFIVFKIDEKIQQVMVEKLGRPDESYDDFTACFPPNECRYAVFDFDFVTDENCQKSKIFFIAWSPDSSKVRSKMLYASSKDRFKRELDGIQVELQATDPSEMSIDIVKGRAM, encoded by the exons ATG GCGAACTCCGCATCCGGAATGGCGGTGAATGATGAGTGCAAGCTCAAGTTCCTGGAGCTGAAGGCCAAGAGGAACTTCCGGTTCATCGTGTTCAAGATCGATGAGAAGATACAGCAGGTCATGGTGGAGAAGCTGGGTCGGCCCGATGAGAGCTACGATGATTTCACTGCATGCTTTCCGCCCAACGAGTGCCGCTATGCCGTCTTCGATTTTGATTTCGTCACCGATGAGAACTGCCAAAAGAGCAAGATCTTCTTCATTGCATG GTCCCCTGATTCATCAAAGGTGAGGAGCAAGATGTTGTATGCCAGTTCCAAGGACAGATTCAAGAGGGAGCTCGATGGCATACAAGTGGAGCTGCAGGCGACGGACCCTAGCGAGATGAGCATCGATATTGTGAAGGGGAGAGCTATGTAA
- the LOC135583361 gene encoding actin-depolymerizing factor isoform X2, which yields MAVNDECKLKFLELKAKRNFRFIVFKIDEKIQQVMVEKLGRPDESYDDFTACFPPNECRYAVFDFDFVTDENCQKSKIFFIAWSPDSSKVRSKMLYASSKDRFKRELDGIQVELQATDPSEMSIDIVKGRAM from the exons ATGGCGGTGAATGATGAGTGCAAGCTCAAGTTCCTGGAGCTGAAGGCCAAGAGGAACTTCCGGTTCATCGTGTTCAAGATCGATGAGAAGATACAGCAGGTCATGGTGGAGAAGCTGGGTCGGCCCGATGAGAGCTACGATGATTTCACTGCATGCTTTCCGCCCAACGAGTGCCGCTATGCCGTCTTCGATTTTGATTTCGTCACCGATGAGAACTGCCAAAAGAGCAAGATCTTCTTCATTGCATG GTCCCCTGATTCATCAAAGGTGAGGAGCAAGATGTTGTATGCCAGTTCCAAGGACAGATTCAAGAGGGAGCTCGATGGCATACAAGTGGAGCTGCAGGCGACGGACCCTAGCGAGATGAGCATCGATATTGTGAAGGGGAGAGCTATGTAA